The following proteins come from a genomic window of Saccharomyces mikatae IFO 1815 strain IFO1815 genome assembly, chromosome: 7:
- the PEX14 gene encoding Pex14p (similar to Saccharomyces cerevisiae PEX14 (YGL153W); ancestral locus Anc_2.315): MNGVISGDRKELFDSAVSFLKDESIKDAPLLKKIEFLKSKGLTEKEIEIAMKGPKTEEIVDDEVSKKNRNSENKANPQDMYMYEAMPPALPHRDWKDYFVMATATAGLLYGAYQVTRRYVIPNILPEARSKLEEDKEEINDQFSKIDKVLDAIEAEQAEFRKQESETLNELSTTISDLQQVLEQTTRSRDKIEDEFRLVKLEVTNLQNTIDKFVSDNNSIQELKSIQKEMDSLKSLMNSRMDATNVQDNKLFSVSPNGIPGIDTIPSASEILAKMGMQEESDKEMEDNSNTNKEATAIPAWKKAREQTADSDASIPEWQRNTTANETSVPDWQNAQLGDYTS, from the coding sequence ATGAACGGTGTCATTAGCGGAGATCGTAAGGAATTATTCGACTCAGCAGTATCCTTCCTAAAGGATGAATCCATTAAGGATGCTCcacttttaaaaaaaatcgagTTCTTGAAATCCAAAGGGTTAACGGAAAAAGAGATCGAAATAGCCATGAAAGGGCCCAAGACGGAAGAAATAGTGGATGATGAAGTGtcgaagaaaaatagaaattCTGAGAATAAAGCAAACCCGCAGGATATGTACATGTATGAAGCGATGCCACCCGCGCTGCCCCACAGAGATTGGAAAGACTACTTTGTGATGGCTACAGCCACTGCTGGGCTGTTGTATGGTGCATATCAAGTAACTAGAAGATATGTAATACCGAATATCCTACCAGAAGCAAGAAGCAAGTTGGAGGAGGACAAGGAAGAAATTAACGATCAGTTCTCCAAAATCGATAAGGTCCTCGATGCAATCGAAGCAGAACAAGCTGAATTTAGAAAACAGGAAAGCGAGACATTAAATGAACTCAGTACCACGATTTCTGATCTGCAACAAGTGCTGGAACAAACAACAAGAAGCAGGGATAAAATAGAAGACGAGTTTAGGCTGGTTAAGCTTGAGGTAACCAATTTACAAAACACAATTGACAAATTTGTTTCAGACAACAACAGCATACAAGAGTTGAAAAGTATTCAAAAGGAAATGGACTCTTTAAAGAGTTTAATGAATAGTCGTATGGACGCCACTAACGTGCAGGATAACAAATTATTTTCCGTGTCTCCTAATGGCATTCCTGGTATAGACACGATTCCCTCTGCGTCCGAGATCCTTGCCAAAATGGGCATGCAAGAAGAAAGCGACAAGGAGATGGAGGACAACAGTAATACCAATAAAGAGGCCACTGCTATTCCAGCTTGGAAAAAAGCAAGAGAACAAACTGCTGATAGCGATGCTTCCATCCCAGAGTGGCAAAGGAACACTACTGCAAATGAAACCAGTGTTCCTGATTGGCAAAATGCACAACTCGGAGACTACACGTCATAG
- the LYS5 gene encoding holo-[acyl-carrier-protein] synthase (similar to Saccharomyces cerevisiae LYS5 (YGL154C); ancestral locus Anc_2.314) yields MVQTIEVLNEVSKAAGESWWAGVFVVEVKEDVLADEFTFEALMRALPLDSQARILNKKSFHDRCSSLCSQLLQLFGCSLATGLNFREVEFETGSFGKPFLANDHSLPFSMSTGEQCVAMSLVKCAKTAKYQDIGIDIASVCNYSGREELELFKEVFSEGEFKALLSSSDPCTVFTYLWSLKESYTKFTGTGLNTDLSLIDFGNTTFFPVKGASTYKTFDGVSLVFHSQWFNNEIITTCMPRSMSDNIRTGRPKLYTISLSTLLDYFIENDDI; encoded by the coding sequence ATGGTTCAAACAATCGAAGTACTCAACGAAGTTTCAAAGGCGGCAGGTGAAAGTTGGTGGGCAGGTGTATTTGTGGTTGAAGTTAAGGAGGATGTACTTGCAGATGAGTTTACATTTGAAGCACTAATGAGAGCTCTCCCATTAGACTCGCAGGCCAGGATCctcaataaaaaatcatTCCACGATAGATGTTCGAGCCTATGTAGCCAGTTGCTGCAGCTGTTTGGCTGTTCTCTAGCGACAGGCCTAAATTTTCGAGAGgttgaatttgaaactgGCAGCTTTGGTAAACCATTCCTAGCTAATGATCATTCTCTTCCATTTAGCATGTCAACGGGCGAGCAATGCGTAGCTATGTCCCTGGTGAAGTGTGCAAAAACTGCTAAATATCAAGATATCGGAATTGATATCGCGTCTGTGTGCAACTATAGTGGAAGGGAAGAATTGGAGCTATTCAAAGAAGTTTTTAGTGAAGGTGAGTTCAAGGCTCTACTGAGCTCGTCCGATCCGTGTACAGTATTCACTTATTTATGGTCTTTGAAGGAGTCATATACAAAATTTACAGGAACAGGTCTCAACACAGACTTGTCACTAATAGATTTTGGCAATACCACCTTCTTTCCGGTTAAGGGGGCCTCCACGTATAAAACTTTTGATGGCGTCTCACTGGTTTTCCATTCTCAATGGTTTAATAACGAAATCATCACTACTTGCATGCCAAGGTCAATGAGCGATAATATTCGCACAGGCAGACCGAAACTATATACTATCTCTTTATCTACATTACTCGATTATTTCATCGAAAATGACGATATAtaa